The nucleotide sequence GTGATGTGGTGATTTGCCGTGGCAAATCACTAAAGATTTATCGCTTCTGGATGGGGTTGCGTTCCATCAGCTGGTTGGTGGGGTAAAGGCCTACCAAGGCGACGACGGATAGCCGGCCTGAGAGGGTGGCCGGCCACAGGGGCACTGAGACACGGGTCCCACTCCTACGGGAGGCAGCAGTTAGGAATCTTCCACAATGGGCGCAAGCCTGATGGAGCGACGCCGCGTGAGGGATGAAGGTTTTCGGATCGTAAACCTCTGAATCTGGGACGAAAGAGCCTTCGGGCAGATGACGGTACCAGAGTAATAGCACCGGCTAACTCCGTGCCAGCAGCCGCGGTAATACGGAGGGTGCAAGCGTTACCCGGAATCACTGGGCGTAAAGGGCGTGTAGGCGGATATTTAAGTCTGGTTTTAAAGACCGAGGCTCAACCTCGGGAGTGGACTGGATACTGGATGTCTTGACCTCTGGAGAGGTAACTGGAATTCCTGGTGTAGCGGTGGAATGCGTAGATACCAGGAGGAACACCAATGGCGAAGGCAAGTTACTGGACAGAAGGTGACGCTGAGGCGCGAAAGTGTGGGGAGCAAACCGGATTAGATACCCGGGTAGTCCACACCCTAAACGATGTACGTTGGCTAAGCGCAGGATGCTGTGCTTGGCGAAGCTAACGCGATAAACGTACCGCCTGGGAAGTACGGCCGCAAGGTTGAAACTCAAAGGAATTGACGGGGGCCCGCACAAGCGGTGGAGCATGTGGTTTAATTCGAAGCAACGCGAAGAACCTTACCAGGTCTTGACATGCTAGGAAGGCGCTGGAGACAGCGCCGTGCCCTTCGGGGAACCTAGACACAGGTGCTGCATGGCTGTCGTCAGCTCGTGTCGTGAGATGTTGGGTTAAGTCCCGCAACGAGCGCAACCCTTGCCTTTAGTTGTCAGCATTCAGTTGGACACTCTAGAGGGACTGCCTGTGAAAGCAGGAGGAAGGCGGGGATGACGTCTAGTCAGCATGGTCCTTACGTCCTGGGCTACACACGTGCTACAATGGATAGGACAACGCGCAGCAAACATGCGAGTGTAAGCGAATCGCTGAAACCTATCCCCAGTTCAGATCGGAGTCTGCAACTCGACTCCGTGAAGTTGGAATCGCTAGTAATCGCGGGTCAGCATACCGCGGTGAATACGTTCCCGGGCCTTGTACACACCGCCCGTCACACCATGGGAGTAGATTGCAGTTGAAACCGCCGGGAGCCTCACGGCAGGCGTCTAGACTGTGGTTTATGACTGGGGTGAAGTCGTAACAAGGTAACTGTACCGGAAGGTGCGGTTGGATCACCTCCTTTTACAGGTCACGTCATTCTTGCATCAGTTGCGTCTATCGGCTCTCTCTGTCTTTTTAGATGGAGAGAGCTTTTTCTATTGTCCTGCGCAGCGCGTTCTCTTGCCTTTCCAGCAAAGAAACGCGCTGTTTCTGGCCGCGCCGACTGATACGGATTCCGATTGAATCTGGTCGTTTCAGATTCAATCCGACTTGCAAAGCTGCGCAGCAGAGCGGATGCGAGTAGGAAAAAATACGGATTCTGTGATATGGATGCACAGGCGGCGCTTTCCCGACTGTGCAGGAATTAAGCGGAATCCGTATTAGCCATCAAGGCCGATGCCGAAGCCCTGGTCGAGCATGTCCTCGTTGTACGTTCGGAATGCGAGCATGGTCTGGGTGCGCACGATGCCGTCGATCTTGCGCAGATGCCCGGTCACCACGTCGTCGAGGTGGTCGTACTCGGACAGCCTGACGATGGCGACGATGTCCCATTCCCCCGTGACCGAGTAGACCTCGCGGACGCTGGGAACAGCGGCGAGCGCCTCGGCGGTTTCCTGAATTCGGAGGCGCTCGGCCTGGACCATCACGATTGCGGTGACCATGCCTCACATGGTACGCGCTCGACAGGCAGACGGAAGTCCGGCCAGGTCGCTGCGCCCCCGCCTTCGGTTACGGTGATTGCCGGACCCAGAAGCGCATGGGTTTGGGTGTCTCCTGCACCTCGCCCAGCTCCTGCCAGCTCATTTCGGTCTGGAGGTCAGGGCGTTCGGCATAGCCCCTGGCCTGCCAGAAGGCGTTCAGCGGTCGGTGGCCCGCAGGCCGCGCCGGATGGGAGGGGGAACGCTGCACCGCGCAAAAAGCCGTGACCGGTAGACCCAGCGTGCGGGCATGGGCTTCTCGCTGGTCGAAAAAGGCGTGGCCCAGACCCTGACCCCGGTAGTCGGGCAGCAGCACGCTTTCGCCCAGATACAGCACTTGCGCAGGGTCGAACTCGGGAGACTGCTCGAAGGGGCGGCGGACCTCGGGGGTCTCGTGGAGCAGCGGGAGCGCGGTGCTGGCGCCCACCACCCGGTCACCGTCGCGGGCCAGGACCACGAAGGCGCCGGGGGCCTGAAGATACGTTTCCAGATAGCGCTGCTCGTAGTCGGCGCTGCCTTCATACAGGTAAGGAAAATCGCGGAAGACGGTCATGCGCAGCCGGGCGAGGTCGGGAAGGGCGGCCCGCAGCTCCTTGCCTGTGGCGGGGGAGACGTGCAGCGTCACCTCAATTGCTCTTCTGAGGGTCGTTCGCCGGATGGTCGCCCACCTGACGGGACCAGTCGGCCAGGTTGTAGTAGTTGGTCACGCGGGCAATCTGTCCACCGCGCAACTCGAGAAAGGCGCCCACCGGCAGCACGTAGGTTTGCCCCTGCGCCTCCGGCAGACCGTCGTCGGTGCGGAGGTACTCGCCATGAATGGTGAACTCGGCAGCGGCGCGATTTCCCTCGTCGTTTGCCAGCACGGTCAGGTCGCGGGCCTGCTCGCGGTAGTGGGCGTCCATCTTGGCGAGGAAGTGACGGAAGGCGTCTTTGCCCGTCTGGGTCGGCCCCTCGTTGATGTCGTGGCGCACATCGTCGGTGAGCAGGGCGAGCATGCCTTCCCAGTCGGCGGCGTTGAAGGCGGCGTAGTAACGTTGCACGGTGGTCAGGGCGTCGGTTCTGGGAGACATGGCAGACAGCATAGGGCCCAGCAGCTTGCCCGTGGGCCATTCGTGTTTGACGGTGCTTGTTTGATTCTGCGGCCCTGAGCCTTCAGACTGTGACCTATGCAGCGCCGGATGAATCAGGCCGTATGTCCGGCCCTGTCTTCTGCCCGGCCAACCTGAACACCGTGGAGAGCTGCGGCCCGTGGCCCGAACCGTGCCTGAGCAGGAACGTGCCTCGCCAAGTCAACCCGCACCCATCCACCCTGGAGGACCGCCCGCGTGAACCCGACCCGTTACATCCTGACCCGCTCCTGCATCGAAGAGGGGAGCATGCGCCTGCTCAAATTCAACGAGTCTTCCTTTCCTGAAAGTGGTCCCGTGCAGTTCGTGGACGACCGGGGCAAGGAGTACGCGGCCCTGGTGGACCGGGAACGGATGCGGGTGACGGGCCTGGGCGAGCTGTACCACGACCACAATCTGGGCGTGAACGACGTGATGACGGTGACCCCCGCCGCCCCCGGACGCTACGAGGTCGCAACGGTGGTCAAACCGTACAGCAGCCCCCGCGCCCGGCAGTCGGGCCGTCAGAAACAGGCAGGCCGCAGTGAACCGCTGCCCCGCCGGGAGGAAGGCCGCACCGAACCGCCGCGTTCCGGGGCCGCTTCGCCCTCGGTGCGCGAGGTGCGCGGTCAGCCCGCCACGTCCCTGACAGGCCGCCGCACCGCGCCCAGCGGAGGGCGCAACCTCTCCGGTCTGGGGGAGGAGCGCCGCCCGGCCACGGAGGAAGGAACGGAGACCCGCGCCCTGAAGCCCATCGCCCCGGCGTTCGCGCCGCAGGTGCCGCAGCCTGGGCGCCAGGAACTGACGTTGCCGGCTTCGCTCGCCAGCTTCGGGAGCCGCAGCCGGGACGCCGCCCCCACCGAACCCGTCGCCGGGGGAGAGGCCGGGAGTGAAGCGCCCCCGGTGGTCATCTCCGGCCCCGTGACGGCGGTTCAGGAACCGGCGCCGGTGCCTACGGTGCCTGCGCCGCGTGCCCAGCCGGGCGCCCTGGAAGACCAGATCGTCGAATTCGCCCGGCTGACCGGCTACCGCCTGACCCTGCTGGGCCGTGGACTGGTGCGCCTGACCGCCGACCTCGGCCCCGCTTATAGCTACACGGTGCTGCTCGCCACCGAGCGCAGCGCCACCACGTACCCCGAATGGGACAGCGGCGACGACCACCGCGCCCTGATCACCACCGAGGACGACCGCGCTCCCGGCGTGCCGCGTCTGACGCGCGAGGCCCTGGTGTCGCTGATCGAACATGCCCGTCTCGCTCCGCTGGGCGCCTTCGACCTGCGCGGCTACTGGCGAACGGGTGACGTGAGCATGGAGAGTGCCGCGAGCGTGGCCGAACTCGTCAGCGGCCACCTCGCCCAGCGCGGCGCGTTGACCTATGTCCTGCTCACGCTGAGCCAGCAGCCCGCCCAGAGCCTCGTCAACGTCAGCGAACTTGCCCAGCGCCTCGGCAACGGCGTCGGCCCGGACGACATGCAGACCATTCTGGACACCCTGGCCCGCCCGCCCTTCATGGCGGTGACGCCGCTGCCGGGCGGCCAGTTCCTGCTGCGGACCACCGTCACCGACCTGCTGGCCGACCTCGCCGACTACGCCCAGGGCGTGCGCCGCCGCCTGCGTGCCCCCGGAAGTGCGGGCGGAACCGACACGCCGCGCGGCTGAGCAGGACTTTCTCCCAGCGGGGATGAAGAACCGGGACTGACTTGCCCGCCTTCATGCCCGCTGATTTTCGTGTCTCACACGGATTCCGATTGAATCTGGTAGTTTCAGATTCAATCCGACTTGCAAAGCTGCGCAGCAGAGCGGATGCGAGTAGGAAAAAATACGGATTCCGCGATATGGATGCACAGGCGGCGCCTTCCCAACTGTATAGGCCCGACTGTGCAGGAATGAAGCGGAATCCGTATCACACGGACTCTGGCCGCGCAGCGAAATGGGAACCGCCGGAACGCTGCTCAGGCACCCTTTGCCGTTTCCCGTTTTCCCTACACTGCGCCCGATGACGTTGCCTGAGTCGGCGCCCGTTTTGTCCCCCTTCCCCCTGGACGTGGGGGCGCTGCGCGGGGAGCTGCTGGCGTGGTTCGACCGGGCGGGGCGTGAGCTGCCCTGGCGGGTGGGGCCGGAGGGAGCGCGTGACCCCTACCGGGTCTGGGTGGCCGAGATTCTGCTGCAACAGACGCAGGTGGTGCGGGGGCGAATGTACTACGAGCGCTTTCTGGAGGCTTTTCCGACGGTGCAGGCCCTGGCCGCCGCCCCGCAGGACGCCGTGCTCAAGGCGTGGGAGGGCTGCGGGTACTACGCCCGCGCCCGCAACCTGCACCGGGCGGCGGGCATCGTGGCTGGGCGCGGTTTTCCCCAGGCGTACGCCGACTGGCTGGCGCTGCCGGGCGTGGGGCCGTACACGGCGGCGGCGGTCAGCAGCCTCGCCCTGAACGAGCGGCGGGCCGTGAACGACGGCAACGTGAGGCGGGTTCTGTCGCGGCTGTACGCCGAGGCGCAGCCGTCTGAACCCTGGGTGCAGCAAAGGGCCGACGCGCTGCTGGACCCGGCCCGTCCCGGCGCCTGGAATGAAGCGGTCATGGACCTGGGGGCCACCGTGTGCGTGCCCAAATCGCCTGCCTGTGACCGCTGTCCGGTCAGCGCCCACTGCGCGGCGTACCGGCTGGGGCGGCCCAGCGACTTTCCCGCGCCCAAAGTGCGTGCCCCGGTGCGTGAGGTGCGGGCGGTGGCGCTGCTGATCGGCGACGCTGAACAGGCCGTGCTGGAAAAGCGGCAGGGCACGCTGCTGGGGGGCCTGTTCGGGCTGCCGCTGGAGGAAGTGGCCGAAGGCGAGACGCCGAGGGCTGCCCTGGCCCGGCTGCAAACCCGCCTGGGTGCCAAGCTGGGCGAACACCTGGGCACGGTCACGCACGGCATGACGCACCGCCGCCTGACGGTGGAGGTCTACCGCGCCGAAGCCGACCTGCCCCGGCAGCCGGTCACGGGCGCGGCCCTGTCGCGGCTCGACCACAAGGCGCTGGACGTGTGGCGGCAGCGGCAGGCGGGACTGTTCGGAACAGCCGCGCAGCCGGAAGTGGGCAGACGCATTTGATACGTCATTCGCAATTCTTTGCTACGATGCCGCGATGCTCGGGGTGGAGGGACTGACAGTGTGCTACGGCCCGCAGGTGGCGCTCCGGGACGTGACCCTGCGTTTCGAGGCTGGGCAATTCACGGCTTTGATCGGGCCGAACGGCGCCGGCAAGAGCACGCTGCTCCGCGCCCTGACGGGACTGCTCGGCGAGTACGAGGGTCAGGTGACCTACGACCCCGGACACAGCGCCCGCTCCTGCCTGTGCTACGTGCCGCAGCAGCAGACCCTGGACTGGGGCTTTCCGGTCACCGTCTGGGACACGGCGATGATGGGCCGCACCAGTCGGCTGGGCTGGGGGCGCTGGCCGGGGGCGCGAGACCGGCAGATCGTGGCCGACGCGCTCAAGGAAACTGGCGTGTATGACCTGAGACACCGGCACATCGGGGCGCTCTCCGGGGGGCAGCGTCAGCGCGTGCTGCTCGCGCGGATGCTGGCCCGGCAGGGGCACCTGCTGCTGCTCGACGAACCCCTGACCGGCGTGGACGTGACCACCCAGGAGCAGTTGATGGCCCTGCTGCGTGCCCAGGCCGACCAGGGCCGCGCCGTGGTGATGGTGACGCACGACCTCGAACAGGCCCGGCGCTGGTGTGACCGAATCGTGCTGATCAACCGCCGGGTGATTGCCG is from Deinococcus wulumuqiensis R12 and encodes:
- a CDS encoding Lrp/AsnC family transcriptional regulator, translated to MVTAIVMVQAERLRIQETAEALAAVPSVREVYSVTGEWDIVAIVRLSEYDHLDDVVTGHLRKIDGIVRTQTMLAFRTYNEDMLDQGFGIGLDG
- a CDS encoding GNAT family N-acetyltransferase, producing the protein MTLHVSPATGKELRAALPDLARLRMTVFRDFPYLYEGSADYEQRYLETYLQAPGAFVVLARDGDRVVGASTALPLLHETPEVRRPFEQSPEFDPAQVLYLGESVLLPDYRGQGLGHAFFDQREAHARTLGLPVTAFCAVQRSPSHPARPAGHRPLNAFWQARGYAERPDLQTEMSWQELGEVQETPKPMRFWVRQSP
- a CDS encoding ketosteroid isomerase-related protein; translated protein: MSPRTDALTTVQRYYAAFNAADWEGMLALLTDDVRHDINEGPTQTGKDAFRHFLAKMDAHYREQARDLTVLANDEGNRAAAEFTIHGEYLRTDDGLPEAQGQTYVLPVGAFLELRGGQIARVTNYYNLADWSRQVGDHPANDPQKSN
- the mutY gene encoding A/G-specific adenine glycosylase; the protein is MTLPESAPVLSPFPLDVGALRGELLAWFDRAGRELPWRVGPEGARDPYRVWVAEILLQQTQVVRGRMYYERFLEAFPTVQALAAAPQDAVLKAWEGCGYYARARNLHRAAGIVAGRGFPQAYADWLALPGVGPYTAAAVSSLALNERRAVNDGNVRRVLSRLYAEAQPSEPWVQQRADALLDPARPGAWNEAVMDLGATVCVPKSPACDRCPVSAHCAAYRLGRPSDFPAPKVRAPVREVRAVALLIGDAEQAVLEKRQGTLLGGLFGLPLEEVAEGETPRAALARLQTRLGAKLGEHLGTVTHGMTHRRLTVEVYRAEADLPRQPVTGAALSRLDHKALDVWRQRQAGLFGTAAQPEVGRRI
- a CDS encoding metal ABC transporter ATP-binding protein, whose amino-acid sequence is MLGVEGLTVCYGPQVALRDVTLRFEAGQFTALIGPNGAGKSTLLRALTGLLGEYEGQVTYDPGHSARSCLCYVPQQQTLDWGFPVTVWDTAMMGRTSRLGWGRWPGARDRQIVADALKETGVYDLRHRHIGALSGGQRQRVLLARMLARQGHLLLLDEPLTGVDVTTQEQLMALLRAQADQGRAVVMVTHDLEQARRWCDRIVLINRRVIADGRPDAVYTPQNIEATFTGGGAHG